A single region of the Anaerolineales bacterium genome encodes:
- a CDS encoding DUF2723 domain-containing protein, whose protein sequence is MITNTRRAWYVYGVALAALIAFYTPTLLTIPAGGMTAYMDDVGEIQVALNVWGTIHHTGYPLFALTGNLFVSIARAVGVDPALAPTLHSLWWGVLALSIFYWLSFSLTKRPFAAVAGMILLGLTRSVWVHQVIAEVYSLTFFFVILLFAAAVTPRKSPPARRVLLLALIGGFGVAHHRLVIFLAPGLLFAALPPLFGAYPPKRVVAVLMAALPVGLIGFLPYLYLPARAQVNALWVYGNPRDWQGFWHEFSGAEAAFLLHPPPTTEALLNDALATFQTVSAEMLLPSALLGLLGLILTVWRGEASLRRAAWAALLGIPGYLIFLFVYHRAVMPEAVTMPITFLLTFGVVLLLARLREERIVTVVGIGGALALIAAHGGFVYSLTHDRRGIESITTLRALPDRRATILIPWSPTHTAAAFSIYVTGDNAGMTLLSHTADLSVYEGTIDTPRDTFYRFPRSWWVAGRGAAYLSSAAPGIVAVRRTPQVEYPQSENPQPLPQPIPVTESIQLRGARVCRAGNTAQLALTWWAEQTPPTDYSLFVHVTDGGSPIPLAQTDLTAPVYGWYPTSLWQAGEYVTDHLEVALPSAGRIIKVGLYNQPTPETFVNYAAASFPVAALEGCADALH, encoded by the coding sequence ATGATCACGAACACTCGTCGGGCTTGGTATGTGTATGGGGTCGCCCTCGCTGCGCTTATTGCCTTTTACACGCCAACCCTCCTGACTATCCCCGCCGGAGGCATGACCGCCTACATGGACGATGTGGGCGAAATTCAAGTGGCGCTCAATGTCTGGGGGACGATTCACCACACGGGTTATCCTTTATTCGCCCTGACCGGAAACCTGTTTGTCAGTATCGCCCGCGCCGTTGGGGTTGATCCCGCCCTTGCTCCCACCTTACACAGCCTGTGGTGGGGCGTCCTTGCCCTCTCTATCTTTTATTGGCTGTCCTTCAGCCTGACGAAACGCCCATTTGCTGCCGTCGCCGGAATGATCCTCCTCGGCTTGACGCGCTCTGTATGGGTGCATCAGGTCATTGCCGAAGTCTACAGCCTGACCTTCTTCTTCGTTATCCTCCTGTTCGCCGCTGCCGTCACGCCGAGAAAATCCCCCCCCGCCCGCCGCGTCCTGCTGCTCGCCCTCATTGGCGGCTTTGGCGTCGCCCATCACCGCTTGGTGATTTTTCTTGCGCCTGGGCTGCTCTTTGCAGCCTTGCCGCCTCTCTTTGGGGCATACCCGCCCAAACGGGTTGTCGCTGTGCTGATGGCGGCGCTCCCCGTTGGGCTGATCGGCTTCTTGCCCTATCTGTACTTGCCCGCCCGCGCTCAGGTAAATGCCTTGTGGGTGTATGGCAACCCCCGCGATTGGCAAGGATTTTGGCATGAGTTCAGCGGGGCAGAGGCGGCGTTTTTGCTCCACCCACCACCCACTACCGAGGCACTACTCAACGACGCCCTCGCCACCTTTCAAACAGTCAGCGCCGAAATGCTGCTGCCTAGCGCTCTCTTAGGATTGCTTGGGTTGATCCTGACAGTGTGGCGCGGGGAGGCATCCCTCCGCCGGGCGGCGTGGGCAGCCCTGTTGGGGATTCCCGGTTATCTCATCTTTCTGTTCGTCTATCACCGCGCCGTCATGCCAGAGGCAGTGACGATGCCGATCACCTTCCTGCTGACCTTTGGCGTTGTGCTGCTCTTGGCACGGTTAAGGGAAGAACGGATCGTTACTGTGGTTGGGATCGGTGGGGCGCTGGCGCTAATCGCCGCGCATGGCGGCTTTGTCTACAGCCTAACTCATGATCGCAGGGGTATCGAGAGCATCACCACCCTTCGCGCCCTGCCGGATCGCCGCGCAACGATCCTGATCCCTTGGAGTCCCACGCACACCGCCGCTGCTTTCTCCATTTATGTGACGGGCGACAATGCCGGAATGACCCTCTTGAGCCATACGGCAGATCTCAGCGTCTATGAGGGGACAATTGACACCCCCCGCGACACGTTTTATCGTTTCCCACGTTCGTGGTGGGTGGCGGGGCGGGGCGCGGCTTACCTCAGTTCTGCCGCGCCGGGGATCGTCGCCGTGCGGCGCACCCCGCAGGTGGAGTACCCACAGAGTGAGAACCCGCAGCCTTTACCGCAGCCGATACCCGTCACAGAGTCGATTCAACTGCGCGGGGCGCGTGTCTGTCGGGCGGGGAATACGGCACAACTCGCCTTAACGTGGTGGGCGGAACAGACGCCGCCAACGGATTACAGCCTATTTGTCCATGTCACTGATGGTGGATCCCCCATCCCGCTGGCGCAAACCGACCTGACCGCTCCCGTTTATGGCTGGTATCCCACCTCCCTCTGGCAAGCAGGCGAATATGTCACCGATCATCTGGAGGTGGCGCTCCCTTCGGCGGGGAGGATAATTAAGGTAGGACTCTATAACCAGCCGACACCAGAGACATTCGTGAATTATGCGGCAGCGTCTTTCCCAGTAGCCGCACTGGAAGGGTGTGCAGATGCGCTTCATTGA
- the ada gene encoding bifunctional DNA-binding transcriptional regulator/O6-methylguanine-DNA methyltransferase Ada, protein MIHYTTDAERWAAITTRDANAEGVFWYGVATTGVYCRPTCTSRQPRPENVSYFDSPAAAEAEGFRPCKRCSPQTAAANPQQQAAILTACAILSEAESRPTLETLATAVGMSPFHLHRTFKRIVGVTPFAYHKAQRLKRLHVHLRREATVTAALHNAGYTSTSRFYEQDADLLGMTPSAYGRGGKGMNIHYGTAESALGWVVVGATERGICAVEFTADPADAETLLQARFPKAALRRAESSFEATVQQVVALMATPSAGTMLPLDVQGTAFQHKVWTALRAIPAGTTLSYGDLAARIGLPKASRAVGRAVATNPLAVIIPCHRIVGKAGKLTGYRWGVARKKRLLEAEKA, encoded by the coding sequence ATGATACACTACACAACGGACGCTGAACGATGGGCAGCGATCACCACGCGGGATGCTAATGCAGAGGGTGTGTTTTGGTATGGGGTTGCCACAACGGGCGTTTACTGCCGCCCGACCTGTACTTCCCGCCAGCCGCGCCCGGAAAACGTCTCCTATTTTGACTCGCCTGCCGCCGCAGAAGCAGAGGGCTTTCGCCCCTGCAAGCGCTGTTCACCGCAAACTGCTGCCGCCAACCCGCAGCAGCAGGCGGCGATCTTGACGGCATGTGCCATCCTCAGTGAGGCGGAGAGCCGCCCCACCTTAGAGACACTGGCAACAGCCGTTGGAATGAGTCCCTTTCATCTGCACCGTACCTTTAAACGAATTGTTGGGGTGACGCCCTTTGCCTATCACAAGGCGCAGCGCCTAAAGCGCCTGCACGTTCACCTTCGCCGCGAGGCAACGGTGACAGCGGCTCTGCACAACGCCGGTTACACCTCAACAAGCCGCTTTTACGAACAAGACGCCGATTTATTGGGAATGACCCCTTCGGCATATGGGAGAGGAGGCAAGGGTATGAATATTCACTATGGCACAGCGGAATCAGCACTTGGTTGGGTGGTTGTGGGGGCGACGGAACGCGGTATTTGCGCCGTTGAGTTCACCGCCGATCCCGCTGACGCCGAAACGCTTTTGCAAGCACGGTTTCCAAAGGCAGCACTCCGCCGCGCCGAATCATCTTTTGAGGCAACGGTGCAGCAGGTCGTGGCGCTCATGGCAACCCCTTCAGCCGGGACAATGCTCCCCCTTGATGTTCAAGGGACTGCCTTCCAACACAAAGTATGGACAGCGCTGCGGGCGATTCCGGCGGGGACAACGCTGAGCTATGGCGATCTCGCCGCCCGCATCGGGCTGCCAAAGGCATCGCGGGCGGTGGGACGGGCAGTTGCCACCAATCCCCTCGCCGTGATCATCCCTTGCCATCGCATCGTTGGCAAGGCGGGCAAACTCACCGGCTACCGCTGGGGCGTGGCGCGGAAAAAGCGCCTTCTGGAGGCAGAAAAAGCCTAA
- a CDS encoding IS5 family transposase, whose translation MNRKAYPTDVSDDEWAFVAPYLTLMTEDAPQRDHPLREVFNGLRYVVRGGISWRMVPNDLPPWYAIYQQTQSWLKAGVFESLVHDLRLLLRLATGRNEQPTTTIFDSRTLQSSVESGERAGYDGAKRRKGSKMHMAVDTLGLLLTLHVTAANEQDRAQVGQLAQQVQQVTGETVEVAFVDQGYTGDKAEQAAAEHGIRLEAVKLEEAKRGFVLLPRRWVVERSFAWLSRFRRLARDYERLPATLKGLPFLAFAMLVAQPFVQTVAPFL comes from the coding sequence ATGAACAGAAAAGCGTATCCTACCGACGTGAGTGACGACGAATGGGCATTTGTTGCGCCCTACCTAACCCTGATGACGGAAGACGCGCCCCAACGCGATCATCCGTTACGCGAAGTGTTCAATGGACTGCGCTATGTCGTGCGGGGTGGTATTTCGTGGCGGATGGTGCCAAATGATTTGCCACCCTGGTATGCCATTTACCAACAGACACAGAGCTGGCTCAAAGCGGGGGTCTTTGAATCCCTCGTGCATGACCTGCGGCTCTTGTTACGTCTGGCAACCGGACGGAACGAACAACCCACCACCACCATCTTTGATAGTCGGACGCTGCAATCCAGCGTGGAGAGTGGTGAACGCGCAGGCTATGATGGTGCGAAACGTCGCAAGGGCAGCAAAATGCACATGGCAGTCGATACGCTGGGACTGCTGCTGACGTTGCATGTGACCGCCGCGAATGAACAGGATCGCGCTCAAGTCGGACAACTGGCACAGCAGGTGCAGCAGGTGACGGGCGAAACGGTGGAGGTGGCATTTGTCGATCAAGGCTACACGGGCGACAAGGCTGAACAAGCGGCGGCAGAACACGGCATCCGACTGGAAGCGGTCAAACTGGAAGAAGCCAAACGCGGCTTTGTGCTGTTGCCGCGTCGGTGGGTGGTGGAGCGCAGTTTCGCCTGGTTGAGCCGTTTTCGTCGCTTGGCACGGGACTATGAACGGTTGCCAGCGACCCTCAAAGGCTTGCCTTTTCTGGCATTTGCCATGTTGGTGGCACAGCCGTTTGTTCAAACGGTTGCGCCTTTTCTATAG
- the recA gene encoding recombinase RecA, with the protein MAELTKRFGDGTIMKLGDAQHLQVNVIPTGSLAVDLALGIGGVPRGRITEIYGPESSGKTTLCLHIIAEAQMRGGVCAFIDMEHALDPIYAERIGVDVNQLYISQPDTAEQALEITEALVRSGALDIVVLDSVAALVPKNEIEGEMGDSFVGLQARLMSQALRKLVGAIKNTDTAMIFTNQLREKIGVMFGNPETTTGGRALKFYASVRIDIRRIQAIKQGEDVVGNRTRVKITKNKVAPPFRQAEFDIMYNEGISKVGDILDLGVGIGVIDKRGAFFRYRDGILGQGRENAKQFLKENPAIAYEVETAIRQNADKAPIGSFGAGGDSGGDSGGGE; encoded by the coding sequence ATGGCGGAGCTAACGAAACGCTTTGGCGACGGCACGATCATGAAATTGGGCGACGCCCAGCATCTTCAGGTGAATGTGATTCCGACGGGATCGCTGGCTGTCGATTTGGCATTGGGCATTGGCGGCGTCCCACGCGGGCGGATCACCGAAATTTATGGTCCTGAAAGTTCGGGAAAGACGACGCTGTGCCTCCATATCATCGCTGAGGCGCAAATGCGTGGCGGCGTGTGTGCTTTCATTGATATGGAACATGCCCTAGACCCGATCTACGCTGAGCGTATTGGCGTCGATGTGAATCAACTCTACATCTCACAGCCAGATACCGCCGAGCAAGCGCTAGAGATCACCGAAGCGCTAGTCCGTTCAGGGGCATTAGATATTGTTGTACTGGATAGTGTTGCCGCCCTTGTTCCCAAGAACGAGATCGAGGGCGAGATGGGCGATAGTTTCGTCGGCTTGCAGGCGCGGCTGATGAGCCAAGCGCTGCGTAAGCTGGTTGGGGCGATCAAGAATACCGACACGGCGATGATTTTCACCAACCAACTGCGCGAGAAGATTGGCGTCATGTTTGGCAACCCGGAAACAACAACGGGCGGACGGGCGCTGAAGTTCTATGCCAGTGTGCGCATTGACATTCGCCGCATTCAGGCAATCAAGCAGGGGGAGGATGTCGTTGGCAACCGCACCCGTGTGAAGATCACGAAAAACAAGGTGGCTCCGCCCTTCCGCCAGGCGGAATTCGACATTATGTACAATGAGGGGATCAGCAAGGTTGGGGATATTCTCGATCTGGGCGTGGGGATTGGTGTGATCGACAAACGCGGGGCGTTTTTCCGCTACCGCGATGGAATCTTGGGGCAGGGGCGCGAAAACGCCAAGCAGTTCCTCAAGGAAAATCCGGCAATCGCCTATGAAGTGGAGACGGCAATCCGCCAGAATGCTGATAAAGCGCCGATTGGCTCGTTTGGCGCAGGTGGCGATTCCGGGGGCGATTCTGGGGGTGGGGAATAG
- a CDS encoding VWA domain-containing protein encodes MQFLAPAALIAALLAIPILLLYMLRLRRREIIVSSTLLWQQLLRDREANAPWQRLRRNLLLFLQLLLLAALVVALMRPFVEVPILTSGRIALLVDASASMNATDIDGGRFAAARARALELVSAIRPEDSVAVVRVAGGPELLENYTNDTNRLREAINGMQPGIGSANWDAALALAAAGAQGAEKFTIVIVGDGGLPDNLDLTVYGDVRLIPVGNSAANIALAALAVAADPIKGAQLYAQIANYGAADTTVLFSLYLDGAFYTSNTYTVPAGNSTDVLITNLSANFTRVQAMIAPDSAAGIPDHLTLDDTAWAVYTPARAGRAVILSTGNPFLEQGFASLGTWQVFQGDPSRGVPAEPFDLYVFDNWIPPILPAGNILFVNPPEGNHGLFLVGKLSTATGNAVVRPDDLRTRYLRWNDVNVLRFRPVEAPWAEPLVTVAGGALILAGEYQGQRVGVITFDLYDSDLPLKIAYPILLANLTAWYESPRTIQIEGSLRPGQTVSIAPLPSSDTVRLTRPDGTTQEYSTNNPPIIAAGTEQTGLYTVESLRGGQVIQAEAFAVNLFDEGESRITPRTPKTGVGDIAAAGGGEVGQQEFWGWLALAALGVLMVEWFVHHRRLGVPRTRPAGSRRFARGG; translated from the coding sequence ATGCAATTTCTAGCACCCGCCGCGCTGATCGCCGCCCTCTTAGCGATCCCTATCCTCCTCCTCTACATGCTTCGCTTGCGACGGCGAGAGATCATCGTCTCTAGCACGCTGCTTTGGCAGCAGCTTCTCCGAGACCGTGAGGCAAACGCCCCCTGGCAGCGCTTGCGGCGAAACCTGCTGCTCTTTTTGCAGCTTCTTCTTTTGGCGGCGTTGGTCGTTGCCCTTATGCGCCCCTTTGTGGAAGTCCCCATCCTGACCAGTGGGCGGATTGCCCTACTGGTCGATGCCAGCGCTAGCATGAACGCCACAGACATTGATGGCGGGCGTTTTGCGGCGGCGCGGGCGCGGGCGCTGGAGCTTGTCAGCGCCATTCGTCCCGAAGATTCCGTCGCCGTTGTGCGCGTCGCGGGCGGACCGGAACTACTAGAGAACTATACAAACGACACAAACCGCCTCCGCGAGGCAATCAACGGGATGCAGCCGGGCATTGGCAGCGCCAATTGGGATGCGGCGCTGGCGCTGGCAGCGGCGGGCGCACAGGGGGCAGAAAAATTTACGATTGTGATCGTTGGTGATGGTGGCTTGCCGGACAACCTTGACCTCACCGTGTATGGCGATGTGCGCTTGATTCCGGTAGGTAACTCGGCAGCGAACATCGCCCTTGCTGCCCTTGCTGTCGCCGCCGACCCGATCAAGGGGGCGCAGCTTTACGCCCAGATTGCCAATTATGGCGCGGCAGATACCACCGTTTTGTTCAGCCTGTACCTTGATGGGGCATTTTATACCTCGAACACCTATACCGTCCCCGCCGGAAACAGCACCGATGTATTGATCACGAATCTTTCAGCAAATTTCACCCGTGTGCAGGCAATGATTGCCCCCGACTCGGCGGCGGGCATCCCCGATCACCTTACCCTTGATGATACGGCGTGGGCAGTGTACACGCCGGCGCGGGCGGGGCGGGCGGTGATTCTCTCGACAGGAAACCCGTTTTTGGAGCAGGGTTTTGCCAGTTTGGGGACATGGCAGGTCTTTCAAGGCGATCCCTCGCGGGGTGTTCCGGCTGAGCCGTTCGATCTCTATGTGTTCGATAACTGGATTCCGCCCATCCTCCCCGCCGGAAACATTCTCTTTGTGAATCCGCCGGAAGGCAATCATGGGCTGTTCCTCGTGGGTAAATTGAGTACGGCGACGGGGAATGCTGTTGTTCGCCCTGACGATCTGCGCACGCGCTACCTTCGCTGGAACGATGTAAATGTCCTCCGCTTTCGTCCGGTGGAAGCGCCCTGGGCAGAGCCGCTGGTGACGGTGGCGGGCGGGGCGCTCATCCTTGCTGGCGAATATCAAGGGCAGCGGGTAGGGGTGATCACTTTTGATCTCTATGACTCAGATTTGCCGCTCAAGATCGCCTACCCAATCCTTTTGGCAAACCTGACGGCATGGTATGAATCCCCGCGCACGATCCAAATTGAGGGCAGTTTACGCCCCGGTCAGACGGTTTCCATCGCCCCCCTACCCTCCTCAGACACGGTGCGCCTGACGCGCCCCGATGGGACGACGCAAGAATACAGCACCAACAACCCACCGATCATTGCGGCGGGGACGGAACAAACCGGCTTGTATACGGTGGAGTCACTACGCGGCGGGCAAGTGATCCAGGCGGAGGCGTTCGCCGTGAACCTCTTTGATGAAGGGGAATCGCGCATCACCCCCCGCACGCCAAAAACGGGCGTGGGCGATATTGCCGCCGCTGGAGGGGGCGAGGTGGGTCAGCAAGAATTTTGGGGGTGGCTGGCGCTTGCCGCGCTAGGCGTCCTCATGGTTGAATGGTTTGTCCATCATCGGCGGTTGGGCGTGCCGCGTACCCGCCCGGCGGGATCGCGCCGCTTTGCGCGGGGAGGGTGA
- a CDS encoding SGNH/GDSL hydrolase family protein produces the protein MTTLTRYLARLLIAVLIALPFLWANGVLSWRVTWSTGAILAALLASVPPPWWERLPLRSMGGAVWRVGAFALLVMIPIVIEQTTAARYPAMAWWYALTGIVLYGLSLLWAGKNSAGRLGGLTFGIVLSLILIEVGAGALLGRIEGRTRATPPPPNTPVVNANTATPAATFPIASPATPSPTAVAAESTPTAPQPIPGLGYVDYLRDGGEAAWGVYTGYAPRINSQARAYMYDSTGALVYDTLVTFNGKGMRGAEVAYEKPAEVYRILIIGDSFVEGVQVDYPQTFSAVLDSLLRDHTPNLAGKTRFEVIALGRMGWGTLQEYLYYIVEGYKFNADLVILSFYINDVADNRPAYFYPNINNTNYEYLFEGDSVRIVDTNLQALPPNDARVLYNALPAPLQGLNLTRLLLRTFDPPPEVRPDESVLQRVHPQWYIYVSEPEITGYAEAWRRTAWGLQHLDRAVRANGGQFAVAPIFIGQEMVLNVSQWYPDLVKGWQWDIDLPDRKLAEALAGTGALIFPTRPTFEGYAAAEGGQVFDLLYIAADRHFNATGHRLMAEALYAGLRGMGILP, from the coding sequence TTGACCACCCTAACACGTTATCTCGCCCGTCTGCTGATCGCCGTTCTTATCGCACTCCCTTTTCTGTGGGCGAATGGCGTCCTCTCGTGGCGGGTGACGTGGAGTACGGGGGCGATCCTCGCCGCCTTGCTAGCCAGTGTCCCCCCCCCTTGGTGGGAACGCCTTCCCCTGCGTTCAATGGGGGGAGCAGTATGGCGCGTCGGCGCATTTGCCTTGCTTGTGATGATCCCGATTGTCATTGAGCAGACCACCGCCGCACGCTATCCGGCTATGGCGTGGTGGTATGCCCTCACGGGGATTGTCCTGTATGGGCTAAGCCTTCTGTGGGCAGGGAAAAACAGCGCCGGACGCTTGGGCGGGCTGACCTTTGGGATTGTCCTCAGCCTAATTCTGATCGAGGTCGGCGCGGGCGCTCTTTTGGGGCGGATCGAAGGACGGACGCGGGCAACGCCCCCCCCTCCGAACACTCCGGTTGTCAATGCGAATACAGCGACGCCGGCTGCCACCTTTCCAATTGCCTCTCCTGCCACCCCATCCCCCACCGCTGTGGCGGCAGAATCAACACCAACTGCCCCACAGCCGATCCCTGGGTTGGGCTATGTCGATTACCTCCGCGATGGCGGGGAAGCGGCGTGGGGGGTCTATACGGGCTACGCGCCGCGCATCAACTCGCAAGCGCGGGCGTACATGTACGACTCAACGGGGGCGCTCGTCTACGACACGTTGGTAACCTTTAATGGGAAGGGGATGCGTGGGGCGGAGGTCGCTTACGAAAAACCCGCCGAAGTCTACCGCATCCTGATCATTGGCGATTCCTTCGTAGAGGGCGTTCAAGTGGATTACCCGCAAACGTTTTCCGCCGTACTGGATAGCTTGCTGCGTGACCACACGCCCAACCTTGCCGGAAAAACGCGCTTCGAGGTGATTGCCTTAGGGCGGATGGGGTGGGGGACGCTCCAAGAATACCTCTACTACATTGTTGAGGGCTATAAATTCAACGCCGATCTGGTGATCCTCAGTTTTTACATCAACGATGTTGCTGATAACCGTCCGGCATATTTCTATCCAAACATCAACAACACGAACTACGAGTACCTTTTTGAAGGCGACTCCGTGCGCATTGTCGATACGAATCTGCAAGCGCTTCCGCCCAACGATGCGCGAGTTCTCTACAACGCCCTTCCCGCACCATTGCAGGGGCTGAACCTGACTCGCCTTTTGTTACGCACCTTTGACCCGCCGCCGGAGGTGCGCCCTGATGAGAGCGTCCTTCAGCGCGTCCATCCCCAATGGTATATCTACGTAAGCGAGCCGGAGATCACTGGTTATGCTGAGGCGTGGCGGCGAACGGCGTGGGGGCTTCAGCATTTGGATCGGGCGGTGCGGGCGAATGGTGGGCAGTTCGCCGTTGCGCCGATTTTCATCGGGCAGGAGATGGTGCTGAACGTCTCGCAGTGGTATCCCGATTTGGTCAAGGGCTGGCAGTGGGATATTGATTTACCAGATCGCAAGCTGGCGGAGGCGCTGGCGGGGACGGGAGCGCTCATCTTCCCCACCCGCCCCACCTTTGAGGGGTACGCAGCGGCGGAGGGTGGGCAGGTGTTCGATCTGCTGTACATTGCGGCGGATCGTCATTTTAATGCAACGGGACACCGCCTGATGGCGGAGGCGCTCTATGCCGGACTGCGCGGGATGGGGATACTACCCTAG
- a CDS encoding UDP-glucose--hexose-1-phosphate uridylyltransferase: MPLILTEHPHRRFNPLTREWVLVSPHRTKRPWQGQIEKPPTENRPTFDPKCYLCPGNVRANGETNPAYASTYVFDNDFPALLAETPSEEYSPHPLLRAQGERGIARVVCFSPRHDLTLAQMSAAEIRPVVDVWAEQYLDLGNKPFIGYVQEFENRGEMMGASNPHPHGQIWASERLPMQALLEDASQRDYFAEHGRSLLSDYAAAEETQGKRLIYANDGFLVLVPFWAVWPFEGMILSRRHVGAVSDLDDAERDQLADAIRQLTVRYDNIFETSFPYSMGLHQRPTLAGSWDHWHFHMHFYPPLLRSASVRKFLVGYEMLGTPQRDITPEQAATRIREQASQHYTQRDG, from the coding sequence ATGCCGCTCATCCTCACCGAACACCCACACCGCCGATTCAACCCGCTCACCCGTGAGTGGGTTTTGGTTTCTCCCCACCGTACCAAACGCCCCTGGCAAGGGCAGATCGAAAAACCGCCCACCGAAAATCGTCCCACCTTTGATCCCAAATGTTACCTGTGTCCGGGCAATGTCCGTGCCAACGGGGAGACAAATCCCGCCTATGCCAGTACCTATGTATTTGATAACGATTTCCCCGCACTCTTGGCAGAGACGCCCTCGGAGGAGTACAGCCCACACCCGCTTTTACGGGCGCAGGGAGAGCGCGGGATCGCCCGTGTTGTGTGTTTTTCTCCCCGCCACGATCTGACCCTTGCCCAGATGAGCGCCGCCGAGATTCGCCCTGTTGTGGATGTTTGGGCAGAGCAGTACCTTGATCTCGGCAATAAGCCGTTCATCGGCTACGTTCAAGAGTTTGAAAATCGCGGCGAGATGATGGGCGCATCGAACCCCCACCCACACGGGCAAATCTGGGCGAGTGAGCGACTCCCCATGCAAGCGCTCTTAGAGGACGCCTCGCAGCGCGATTATTTTGCCGAACACGGGCGTTCGCTGCTTAGCGATTATGCCGCAGCGGAAGAAACACAAGGCAAACGGCTGATCTATGCCAACGATGGCTTTCTTGTCCTTGTCCCATTCTGGGCGGTGTGGCCCTTCGAGGGGATGATCCTCTCGCGGCGGCACGTTGGGGCAGTTTCCGATCTGGACGACGCCGAACGCGATCAGCTTGCCGATGCTATTCGCCAACTCACCGTCCGCTATGACAACATCTTTGAAACGTCGTTTCCCTACTCCATGGGCTTGCACCAGCGCCCCACGCTTGCGGGCAGTTGGGATCACTGGCATTTTCACATGCACTTTTACCCGCCACTGCTCCGTTCTGCCTCGGTGCGGAAATTTCTGGTGGGCTATGAGATGCTTGGCACACCACAGCGCGACATCACTCCCGAACAAGCCGCTACTCGTATTCGGGAACAAGCGTCACAGCACTACACACAGCGCGATGGGTGA
- a CDS encoding SDR family oxidoreductase, whose amino-acid sequence MNLDLSGKVVMVAAASKGLGYGIARAAAHEGARVYVCSRDAEAIRAAAERLAAESGAAVQPFACDVTTPDGIAAWVESVRGREERIDALAVNTGGPPAGLFLELTDDHWQAAFNLLLMSAIRLIRAVVPHMTAGGAILTVTSSSVKEPIERLALSTVMRAGVTALVKTLADELAPHKIRINTLIPGRIDTERVAHLDAITAEKTGKPIEQVRAETVGRIPLKRLGSIEEFGAAGAFLLSPAASYITGAALRVDGGAMRSITS is encoded by the coding sequence ATGAATCTTGATCTGTCCGGCAAGGTGGTTATGGTGGCGGCGGCAAGCAAGGGGCTTGGCTATGGCATTGCCCGCGCCGCTGCCCACGAGGGGGCGCGGGTTTACGTATGCAGCCGCGATGCCGAGGCGATCCGCGCCGCTGCTGAGAGATTAGCCGCCGAAAGCGGGGCAGCGGTGCAGCCCTTTGCCTGTGATGTGACGACACCTGACGGTATTGCCGCGTGGGTAGAGTCAGTACGCGGGCGAGAAGAGCGCATTGACGCGCTCGCCGTGAATACAGGGGGTCCACCCGCCGGATTGTTCCTCGAACTGACCGATGATCACTGGCAGGCTGCCTTCAACTTGCTGCTGATGAGCGCCATCCGGCTGATCCGCGCCGTCGTCCCTCATATGACGGCGGGCGGGGCAATCCTCACCGTCACCTCGTCCTCAGTGAAAGAGCCAATTGAACGCCTCGCCCTTTCTACGGTGATGCGGGCGGGGGTGACGGCACTGGTCAAAACGCTTGCTGATGAGCTTGCCCCTCACAAGATTCGGATCAACACCCTGATTCCGGGGCGGATCGACACCGAGCGGGTCGCCCATCTCGATGCGATCACCGCCGAAAAGACAGGCAAACCGATTGAACAAGTCCGCGCCGAAACGGTCGGGCGCATCCCCCTGAAACGCCTCGGCAGCATAGAAGAATTCGGCGCGGCGGGGGCGTTTTTGCTCTCTCCAGCAGCCAGTTATATCACCGGCGCGGCGCTCCGTGTCGATGGTGGGGCGATGCGCTCGATCACGAGTTAA